atcgaatctgctgttcggagtgccaaagtcacgtgatttcagccattggcagtttgacacgcgatctgaatcatgattcgatacactgaatatattgcaaacatatccacatcgctatgatcagatgctttctttatGCTGCCACCgctgtcattttttgttttgtgtttattttgttattgagagaaAAACATGCAGTACATATCTATGAGGGGCCGTACAAGCCATAATTCATTCTggcactctcacacacatacattctcctttcacatacatacatttttaccctcacacacatacattctcctttcacacacatacattttactctgacacacatacattctcctttcacacacacatacacttttactctcacatacatacatttctactctcacacacacttacatTCTCCTTTCACACACATACGTTCTTcttttacatacatacatttctaCTCTCTTACACAGTTACATTCTCCTTTCACATTTTCATGTGTAaattttgggttattttttGCCCAAGGGCTGGGTAATAGGACAGAACACAGGTTGGGCTAATTCTACCCAGCATAAAGGgttgattttattaattattttttctatgATATAGTTTATTTAGTACTTACAGATTAAATTATCTAAACAAGTGGTTCCCAACCTTTTTAGCCTCAAGTACCCCCACAACTCCATCAATAAGGCTCAAGTACCCCTTTATCGACACTAAACAAAAATGCGGcgtttatattttaatgcagttgtaaCAATTACCTAATTTATCAAtgaaccagttttattgattacaATTCAGACTTGAAGATATTGGGGAATTTTAAATAAGAAACACAATGTAATTGTAAATGTAATTGGACattccagcacttcaaatgttattttgaatatgatgacaaaaaaaatatttattcatcCTTCAGAGATTGTACCCATTTGTAAAACTGAAAGTTTCAAGATGTAGGAAATCCAACATTTGAttcaaaacaaacacttttatttaaaaataaagacaCGAAAAATAGGCTACCACTATAACCAGTAGATGGCGGTAGATAAGCACTTATTGGCTTATAAACTTTATTCACTAAAGTAGGAGTCAAAGTCAGTCTTTCAAATCTTTAAATTACAATGTGTCTACTATGCTTTTTATGAGAGGATTTGTGAGCATAGGACTTATTAAACTGACACTAAAAAGAAACTAATTCAATGTTTTGAGGGATATTGAGCTGAGTTTAACAAACAAATTTGATTggccattattttcattatataaAAGTAAAGCATGTGCTTGGCTACAATACTCAATGCTTCAAaatcatgttgtaaatagacacaTCTGCAGCGATTAACGCGCCAGGTTGGGGTGAAGCTGGGGCGACTGAACGCACTCAGCAAGTCTATTACACTTAAGCGACAGGGGACATTAAAACGCTCAATGTACTAAGTGatattaacagaccaaacttagtagctaaacatcatactaataaagtatactacagaaaagcagttgagcccagaatttgaattttcctcCCATAGAACATGGCTTattgtactaagacagtgatattaaatgACCAAACCAAGTAAATATCATACTAATATACCATACATGTACAgcaaagcagatgagcccagaatataaTCGCAATTCGTTTAATTACACGTTttcctcccatagaaaaccgtCGCTTAATGTAGCCTACTAGGTGATCAAAGATCAAATTCTGCACAAAACAATATTCTATATAGTATTCTTTATTAGTATAGTGTTGACtaagtttggtcttttaatgtCACTCTCTTACATCAATCCTCGTTTATGGGAGGAAAATGCCTAACATTAATTAAACGTGTTGCGTTCTAGACTTATCTGCTTTTCTGTACATGTTATGTGTTTTAGAATGTCCCAGCGACAGGAATGAACAAACCAAGCAAAATCTAAATCTTTTGCGTACCCCCGGTTGGGAATCACTGATCTAAACATTTGTAAAATACTCCACACAACCACTGGTTTATGACAGCTTTATTTTCGATACAGTTCTTAATACagcttattttatataatttttaccatgcctaaaatatatatttaacaaacatTAGAAGTATTAGAagttaaaatgatacatttatatggaagtaaattaatgccaaatgtttttgaaataaaaagcttgttgaattgctctaactgaaaacaaatatgcattacattagctgtacttgcatttagatgcactgtatttttaaggcttgcatttttatgggatgaaattcaacatggtcgtatatttaagctgtgaatatttgaattaaaaatatttcacacacattttcattattaaaaattcaatcattcatattcacatttcaaatttcacttccaagatatttattctgtttaaaaatacaaactataaaattcaactagcaattttcagtccattttatttcgctttacaaattcgcttccacaaattcagtggttcaaattcggcagaaaattcaacatttcacatccgggaactgcaggaagagcagtagagtgccgatgcatcatctctatctgctgttagtcttcttcaccagcaggtgccgctagcggctgtttaggaagaccaaagcaacgctagtaaatcatcattcattcataaaaacggatttacagaattagagcaagcataagtgaatatgtgatgattatcagggccagtataaatgcagaaaagctgataaagacacaaaagctgcatttatgtttaattcagtgtatttacgcttactttcccagtgtagctacagctttctctccagtgaacaagataacgttattgcccgatgctggtgtacagagcaaacgttaaatctgagatagacatatatttctctctgttgtttagtttccttaactttatatcgcggcgctgtgttgtaatactagggcttccctcatccgtcataggattgccctgccatcaggacaaaaactctacacagcttaatggactcgtacagtgatataaaagaccaaactcgcacctcatttgtgatgtaggttagactatataggctccaagaaagcagatactggcataaagttgatttgacactgaacgtttgattatgatactcgcaaatttagggaccgtctctaaagttacgacatttggtattcacgtttctaccttctaccaaactcttgtagacacacatgcacatatacatattcaaacacacctcactcaaagtacatgcatatatatatatatactatttatttatttatttatttatttatttatttatttattttacacgttcatcacactatttttttttactttgttaatttttttttttacctgatcatagattatcctgcttatacaaattttaaataaaatttagaaataaaattaactaagtagaactaattgtgtgatgaatgtgtaaaaaaaagaaaaagtatatgtgcatgtactttgagttgagtgtgtttgaatatgtgtgtgtgtgtgtgtgtgtgagagagagagagagaagggtgcatcactcttcgacctggcacctagatgaacacttcacaggtagttttggtgactaaatcattctcatcatatgctattgagctttaagttatggcatttttttgtataatccaatacagtagtgaaatacatagcaatctttacatattacttgacagtttatttggaaacactttacagtaaggttcataatgtattaactaatgtgaactatccatgagcaacacatttgttgttgtatttgttaatctttgttaacattaataaaaatacagcagttcattgttcatgttacttcactgtgcattaactaaagttgacaaatacaactcttggttttagtaatgtattattaaatgctggaattaacattaacaaagattagtaagtgctgtagaagtgcagttcattgttcgttcatatcaactatttaatataaagtgttaccttttattataataaacatcaaaaatctaaaaggtttgcattatacctgacagctagatgaacaatttacagttggttttgtgactaagtcattctctttaaatgcaattgaaggtagaaacgtgaatacagaatgtcgtaactttagagacggtccctaaatttgcgagtatcataatcaaacgttcagcgtcaaatcaactttatgccagtatctgctttcttggagcctatatagtctaacctacatcacaaatgagatgcgagtttggtcttttatatcactgtacgagtccattaagctgtgttaagagtttttgtcctgatggcagggcaatcctatgacggatgagggaagccctagtattacaacacagcgctgcgatataaagttaagggaactaaacaacagagagaaatatatgtctacctcagatttaacgtttgctctgtacaccagcatcgggcaataacgttatcttgttcactggagagaaagctgtagctacactgggaaagtaagcgtaaatacactgaattaaacataaatgcagtttttgtgtctttatcagcgtttctgcatttatactggccctgataatcatcacatattcacttatgcttgctctaattctgtaaatccgtttttatgaatgaatgatgatttactagcgttgctttggtcttcctaaacagccgctagcggcacctgctggtgaagcagactaacagcagatagagatgatgcatcggcactctactgctcttcctgcagttcccggatgtgaaatgttgaattttctgccgaatttgaaccactgaatttgtggaagcgaatttgtaaagcgaaataaaatggactgaaaattgctagtcgaattttataggttgtatttttaaacagaatgaatattttggaagtgaaatttgaaaggtgaatatgaattattgaatttttaataatgaaaatgtgtgtgaaatatttttaattgaaatattcacagcttaaatatacgattgtgttgaatttcatcccataaaaatgcaagccttaaaaatacagtgcatctaaatgcaagcacagctaatgtaatgcatatttttttcaaatagtgcaattcaacaagctttttatttcaaaaacatttggcattatcttACTTCCATACATTTAGGTCTAAAAGTTATTCATGTGTAATCAAAAGTCGCGTCCCGTTTCCACcgtaatggtgcgttcacaccggacgcgaatgaagcggtaagcgcgagtgatttacatgttaagtcaatgcaaagacgcgaattgacatcctgcggcgcgaattgagcgattcacgcgaatgacgcgattcgcgcgaatcgcgcaatttgaaaaatctgaactttggcgaatttccgcgccgcgttaaccaatcaggagcttgctgtAGTAGTGACGTGGTTACGAGTGGCGGCAGAAATCCGAAACAACAACCCAGCTAaacaaaatacgtgactgttacgtaactgcaacgtaatttggtgaccaaactttcgtcgtggcgacgtaactagttacgtcgtggcaaccggaaaagtgaaaggtgcctatatGTCGCCACAACGTCGtgacgtcgtggcaacgttgtgtatcaatttgtgtgttggtcatcagttggtaattcttatatttatttatttttctatgggcggacatgcagtagtttaacctaatgtatgtcctcatttgcccaaactaatgtaaaggctattccaacagctgtgaacgatgaatgcagactcgaaatgaattcaattcatttattttgaaaaacacacagaacatgaacaaaactccaaataaaaataatgaaatacactcaaactataaataaaaacatatagcctacagcgaaacataaaataaaagcattcaagacgttttgctctcagtatcattaaaaacatatgctatgctaacgtaacattttgctaacatatatttcagacgatcaaggaaatcacagaggtaaaaatattaacaaaagtacttaaagtagactgtgggtaatgttacttaaccaatctgacgcagttgttgaactttattgctatagaCGAGTTTCCTGAGTGAAATAGGCGGGCCGCCATTATCCTTTCACTCTGCCAACGTCTTCCGGTTGTGTCTGCCAATAATTTCCGGTTAGCGAGTTAGCGTCTTTTACTGTCTTTGGTTAGCGCAGAAAAAGTAAATTATGGATGGTGTTACACGCCGACACGGCTCCGGGACATATTGTGCTGTTCGCGGTTGCAACAACTCGTGGCGATTGCTGAATGTTTGGTCGGAAGGAGAATGTTTCGACCATCGACCATCTACAAGGCGCCAATGTGGATGTGCTCCCCCGTATGCGTTGTATGAGAAACCAAAAACAGATGTTGAATCTCGGAAGTGGCTAGCGGCTTTGAAGTTGAAGAATCCGCCCAAAagactgtttgtttgttcttatCACTTCATTGATAAAAAGCCCACAGAGGAAAACCCTTTCCCGGAACTTTGGTTGGGATACGAGCGACCTCCCCAGCAAAAGAGACGTAAACTCGACAGAAACACAAGTGACACGCAATCGGATGGTAAGTATATCGTGATATTTTTCTGGTTAGCTAAAGTTTGCAGCATAAGTTCGACTGTTGATATATGTGTCTCTGTCCTGTGTTAGTGGGgtatatacatttatagttGATGCTGCTTGTCTTTTAGAAGTGTGCATCGAGCCGAAGTTTAAAGATGCTGCAACACAATGGGAGGACCTAACAAAAACTGACCACAGCTACGCGGCAAAGTTGGACCACGTGAACAAATCGACGCAGACCGGGGGTCAGACTGTGGCTGATGATATGCTCCTGGATGATGATACCTCGCTGCTGTACACAGGACTGCGTCtggtatatttttttactttggtGAAAACGATGTTGCCATTTAGTAAACCATCATGTAGTATTCCTGTTGTTGACCAAATACTGATGACCCTCATGAAACTGAAACTGAACCTTGTGTTAGGGGATGTGGCAAAGCGCTTTAAAGTGTCTAAAGGTGAAGTAAGTAAGGTGATTGCTCACTGGATTGATACATTGGGTGAGCAGCTTGAACCCATGGTTGCCTGGCTGCCAAGAAGTGTTATACGTGCTAACATGCCACCATCCTTTAAAAAGAACCACCCCCAGACCACTTGCATCATCGATTGTGCTGAAACGGCTATTCAGAGAGCAACAAACCTTAACTGTAGGAGTGCCACTTTCAGTCATTACAAGGGAACCAATACTGCCAAATATCTTGTTGCTGTGTCACCTCATGGGCTGATAATGTTTATATCAGAGGCCTATGCTGGTAAAAGCAGTGACAAGTTTATCACTATAAACAGTGGGTTTCTGGAGTCCCTAAGGCCTGGTGATGAGGTAATGGCTGACAGGGGTTTCACGATTCGAGATGTACTACATGAAAGGAAGGTGAAATTGAATATTCCTGCCTTTACCCACAAGCGTGGTCAATTGACCAATGAGGAGGTAACACGCACTAGACGAGTGGCCAATGTCCGTATACATGTGGAGAGGGCAATCCGAAGACTTAAAGTCTTCAAAATTCTGTCCCAAACTGTCCCCATCTCCATGACCCCGCGGTTGGACAAGATTCTTACCATATGTGCTGCTTTAGCAAACATGAGGTCCAGACTCATCCGACTGCCACATGAGGTTTAAGTCTCTATGAAAAGTAAAACCTGGGTTacctgcagtttttttttttttttttggttgtttttttttattgtacatattccctttttttatatatatatatataatataatatatatatatatatatatatatatatatatatatatatatatatatatatatatatatatataatatatataatataatatatatatataatatatataatatatatatatatatatatatataatatatatatataatatatatatataatatatataatatatatatatatatatatataatatataatatataatatataatatatatatatatatatacatactttcAGCTAGAAAAACCTGTGTAAATGTATTGTTATTGTTCCCTTTCTGGTTTTGTGATTATTGATAAGACAAAACAGAGTTTTAACTAAGAGAAACTTGTGAGTGCTATTCTTTTTCTTGTATTGTAAATATTGACACATGACAATAAACAAATTGATTTGACAAGAAATGAATCAATTTTTATTGATCCTATTCCATAAAAAAGGGACAATTTCATTAACTCCTTaatggatgatttttttttataattaaaaacaaattaaatacagGAAATAAAAATCTCACAATatcacaaaaagaaaaagactggaataaaatattaaataaataaaattaataaataaagaaataagtgactgatataaaaataaataaaagtaaaagaaaataaatccgtttgataaaaataaataaaagctagAAAGGATTTGTCACAAATTTGTGACAACAGGGGACAAGGGGTTAAAAAAGGAATGACAAATTACCCCAGTACACATAAGCAGGTCATGCTGATTTTACAACATCCATGTATCTGGAACACAACTCCAGCCTTCCATCATCGAAGTCATCTACAACTTTTGGCAACATGTGGGTGAAATAGAAGGAGTGTAGCCTTGAGATATGTCCCTCAACAAAGGTTTGGTCGTAGAGCACGTTGAGCTGCAGACATTCAGTGTTACTCCAAATCACCAACAAGGCTTGCCGTAGCCCTGTGCAGTGCATGCCCAGTTGCACCTGCATGTAATATCCCTTTGGCCCATTGAAGGACAGATGGAATTCCCCTGTGGGCATGCGTTTGATCTCACTGCTTTTAGCAGCAAGTGCTTCAGTAAGGGACTGGTTTTTGACTAAGACAGGGCACTTGATCTCCAGTAGTGTATCTCTGTTCATGACACCATCCGGACTCGCAGCAAGCCATGGCTCACTCGGGCAAACCACCAAACCTTTCACATCGATGTCATGACCTTGGTCTTGCAGGTATTGCCTGGCGTGCTCTTCACCCT
The window above is part of the Chanodichthys erythropterus isolate Z2021 chromosome 3, ASM2448905v1, whole genome shotgun sequence genome. Proteins encoded here:
- the LOC137005098 gene encoding uncharacterized protein, whose amino-acid sequence is MEFIKEETEDVKIIIKDETEDVKMDIEEQTDVESRKWLAALKLKNPPKRLFVCSYHFIDKKPTEENPFPELWLGYERPPQQKRRKLDRNTSDTQSDVDAACLLEVCIEPKFKDAATQWEDLTKTDHSYAAKLDHVNKSTQTGGQTVADDMLLDDDTSLLYTGLRLVYFFTLVKTMLPFSKPSCSIPVVDQILMTLMKLKLNLVLGDVAKRFKVSKGEVSKVIAHWIDTLGEQLEPMVAWLPRSVIRANMPPSFKKNHPQTTCIIDCAETAIQRATNLNCRSATFSHYKGTNTAKYLVAVSPHGLIMFISEAYAGKSSDKFITINSGFLESLRPGDEVMADRGFTIRDVLHERKVKLNIPAFTHKRGQLTNEEVTRTRRVANVRIHVERAIRRLKVFKILSQTVPISMTPRLDKILTICAALANMRSRLIRLPHEV